The DNA segment TCGGCTGGGTCCTCGCCGGCCGGAAGCGACAGCACGCCGACCTCGCGCACGCCCTGCTCGACCGCCAGGGCGCGTGCGCGGTCCGCCGCCTGGAACCCGGCGTCGTCGGCGTCGAGCGCCAGGATCACCCGTCGTGCGAACTTCTCCAGCTGCCCGAAGTGCTCCGCTGTCAACGCGGTCCCACACGTGGCTACGGTGTGCGTGGCGCCCGCCTGGTGCATCGCGATGACGTCGAGGTAGCCCTCGACGACCACCGCCGTGTCGCGCCGCTGAATGTCCGCACGCGCCCAGTTGAGCCCGTACAGTACCCGCGACTTGCGGTAGACCTCCGTCTCGGGCGAGTTGATGTACTTGGGCGCCTGCTGGTCGCGACCCTGGGTGCGCAGCTCGACGCCGGGCACGATCCGCCCTCCGAACGCGACGACGTCGCGCCCGCTGGCGTCGTAGATCGGGAAGACTACCCGTCCACGGAAGCGGTCGACCAGGCCGCGCCGGCCGCGTGTGGCCAGGCCAGCGTCGGCGATCTCCTGCTGGCCGAAGCCCCTGGCGGACAGGTGGCGCACCGTGTCGTCCCAGACATCGGGCGCCCAGCCGAGCTCGAAGTGCTCGGCAATCTGCTCGGTGAGGCCACGGCCCGCGAGGTAGGTGCGCGCGGCGTCGCCCGCTGATCCGGCGAACTCCTCCCGGAAGAACGCCTTGGCCTCGCCGAGGCACTCGACCAGCCGGGTGCGGCGTCCGAGCGCACGCCGCTGACCCGGCGACAGCTCCTCGTAGCGCAGCGTCACGCCCTCGAGTCGCGCGAGGCGCTCCACCGCCTCGGGGAACGTCAGTGCTTCGATGCGCTGGAGGAAATCGTAGACGTCACCGCCCGCCTCGCAGCCGAAGCAGTGGAAGAACCCCCGGGCGGGGTCGACGAAGAACGAGGGGGTGCGCTCGTCGTGGAACGGGCACAGGCCGCGAAGTCGGCTGCCACTGCGTTTCAGCGCCGTGTAGTCGCTGACGACGGTGGCCAGGTTCGCGCGCTCACGCAGCGCCTTAACGTCCTCCTCGTTGATCC comes from the Euzebyales bacterium genome and includes:
- the dnaG gene encoding DNA primase; translation: MAGRINEEDVKALRERANLATVVSDYTALKRSGSRLRGLCPFHDERTPSFFVDPARGFFHCFGCEAGGDVYDFLQRIEALTFPEAVERLARLEGVTLRYEELSPGQRRALGRRTRLVECLGEAKAFFREEFAGSAGDAARTYLAGRGLTEQIAEHFELGWAPDVWDDTVRHLSARGFGQQEIADAGLATRGRRGLVDRFRGRVVFPIYDASGRDVVAFGGRIVPGVELRTQGRDQQAPKYINSPETEVYRKSRVLYGLNWARADIQRRDTAVVVEGYLDVIAMHQAGATHTVATCGTALTAEHFGQLEKFARRVILALDADDAGFQAADRARALAVEQGVREVGVLSLPAGEDPAELAARGPDRVDDALAGTATAVEFQIAYLLTEADTDTPEGQVAAYRRTFPLLTQLDDRFLRYSYIRDIVAPAVRLSADMIEKELDAHIAAGAGAGERRGFDPPVDVARAPGHRTRDPQLQLERLVLQAAVQNPEIEVAGWGQLSADDFTAEASRTLFTALTEGSWRTLGELLERLPDDGLRARIRALAIAPPTTPPDPHKLAMQVRNLRAKTLDRKIAAVRAQLARLNAKVDGDLAGELNAENLRLVRQRQTLLEE